The proteins below are encoded in one region of Candidatus Zixiibacteriota bacterium:
- the nrfD gene encoding NrfD/PsrC family molybdoenzyme membrane anchor subunit: MKALSAQSYIRPTVKRGMGGTVVSILLIAGSAYWLYHCYRILAVGLTTLGIDTFGATWGILVANTVHIIGISHVGIAISAVVRILRLDQYRSIARIAEFITLIALATAVINLLLHVGRPDRFILNVFLYGKWHSPMVWSMTVFVLYFLTSSVYLYLSMRRDLWTMTRLATKSRGLYQFLAFGYQDTEGERARHKRVLFWLALALIPIMISVHSVYGLLFGMISAKAGWYNPLQAPYFVLGAIVSGFSTILAVAALLRRVYSWQHLLTDRLFRVFGIFLTFMVFLYLYFMLSEHLTAQYLPTVADGAISDSLLSGRFSGVFWMTTIVGLIMPFGYLFVQSVKRGYVNIGLTATAAVLINVALWLKRYFLVVPPQYQPYLQTARPLTEYIPTHTEWVVTLGSYVAAALVFLFLIKLFPTIELPVGSDTVAYQKTVDHSSARKTVMVISLVAGFLMII, translated from the coding sequence ATGAAAGCGCTTTCTGCTCAGTCCTACATAAGACCGACCGTCAAAAGGGGGATGGGCGGTACAGTTGTGAGTATCCTGCTTATCGCGGGCAGCGCCTATTGGCTTTATCATTGTTACCGTATTCTGGCGGTGGGGCTTACAACTTTGGGTATTGATACTTTCGGCGCGACTTGGGGCATACTGGTTGCCAATACCGTACACATAATTGGCATAAGTCATGTCGGCATTGCCATCTCAGCGGTGGTGCGGATTCTGCGTCTCGATCAATATCGCTCCATAGCAAGGATAGCAGAGTTCATCACTCTCATCGCCCTTGCGACCGCCGTAATCAACCTGCTCCTCCATGTCGGACGCCCGGACCGTTTCATTCTGAATGTATTTCTGTATGGTAAGTGGCACTCCCCGATGGTCTGGTCGATGACGGTCTTTGTCCTGTACTTCCTTACCAGTTCCGTTTATCTGTATCTGTCCATGCGGCGGGACCTCTGGACGATGACCAGGCTGGCAACCAAATCCAGGGGCCTATATCAGTTTCTGGCGTTCGGCTATCAGGATACTGAGGGAGAGCGAGCTCGTCATAAGCGCGTTCTCTTCTGGCTGGCGCTCGCACTGATTCCGATAATGATATCCGTCCACTCAGTTTATGGTCTGCTCTTCGGCATGATCTCAGCCAAGGCCGGATGGTACAATCCACTTCAGGCGCCCTACTTTGTGCTGGGGGCCATTGTCTCCGGCTTTTCTACAATTCTCGCAGTCGCCGCTCTCTTGCGACGGGTCTATTCCTGGCAACACCTGCTGACCGATCGCCTGTTTCGCGTTTTTGGCATTTTCCTGACCTTCATGGTTTTTCTCTATCTCTATTTTATGTTGAGCGAACATCTGACAGCGCAGTATCTGCCAACGGTAGCGGATGGCGCCATATCGGATTCTCTCCTCAGCGGGAGGTTCTCGGGTGTTTTCTGGATGACCACTATCGTGGGTTTGATCATGCCGTTTGGGTATCTGTTTGTCCAATCGGTGAAGAGGGGCTATGTTAACATAGGCCTGACTGCCACGGCAGCGGTTCTTATTAACGTTGCCCTGTGGTTGAAACGATATTTCCTCGTGGTTCCGCCTCAGTACCAGCCGTATCTCCAAACCGCTCGACCGCTTACGGAGTATATACCAACTCATACGGAATGGGTCGTAACTCTGGGTTCCTATGTAGCGGCGGCTCTGGTGTTCCTCTTTCTGATAAAGTTGTTTCCCACAATTGAACTACCGGTTGGTTCTGACACGGTTGCTTATCAGAAAACGGTCGACCACTCATCCGCCCGAAAGACGGTTATGGTTATATCGCTCGTAGCCGGGTTCTTGATGATCATCTGA
- a CDS encoding 4Fe-4S dicluster domain-containing protein, whose translation MVIDLDRCLGCKACAVSCKSENGVRLGGFRSWVSEKERGQYPMVTRAFLPRLCNHCEKPACQKVCPVGATYKRADGLIVIDKSKCIGCRYCMVACPYGVRYFNPRRDSEEARLFPARTFGTVDKCDFCAHRVDNGVVPACVNTCIAYARTFGDLNDPESEVYRIHNSERLVPLLPEFGTGPSVFYKGGHPMLFAVSHGTRKVTI comes from the coding sequence ATGGTTATCGATCTGGATAGGTGCCTTGGCTGCAAAGCCTGTGCCGTTTCCTGCAAGTCCGAGAATGGCGTGCGGCTGGGTGGTTTTCGATCATGGGTCTCAGAGAAAGAAAGAGGTCAATACCCGATGGTTACTCGTGCTTTTCTTCCCCGGCTCTGTAACCATTGTGAGAAACCGGCCTGTCAGAAGGTCTGTCCGGTGGGAGCCACGTATAAAAGAGCGGACGGCCTGATCGTCATAGACAAATCCAAATGTATTGGCTGTCGATACTGTATGGTTGCCTGCCCCTATGGTGTTCGTTACTTCAATCCCAGGAGAGATTCTGAAGAGGCCCGGCTGTTCCCTGCCCGCACTTTCGGCACGGTAGACAAGTGTGATTTTTGTGCTCACCGGGTGGATAACGGTGTCGTGCCTGCTTGTGTGAATACCTGCATTGCATATGCGCGGACCTTTGGCGACCTAAATGACCCGGAAAGCGAAGTGTATCGGATACATAATAGTGAACGCCTTGTGCCGCTCCTGCCCGAGTTTGGAACCGGACCATCTGTTTTCTATAAAGGTGGGCACCCGATGTTGTTTGCTGTTAGCCACGGAACAAGGAAGGTGACAATATGA